A DNA window from Rhipicephalus sanguineus isolate Rsan-2018 chromosome 8, BIME_Rsan_1.4, whole genome shotgun sequence contains the following coding sequences:
- the LOC119403492 gene encoding solute carrier family 22 member 13 has product MDLLLPHRLERIDLLSSESFDCFDAFGHGKFQRRLLLLCTLATFLVTTNTYLNRLVFRDVDHWCKRPPDANMSVLEWRNVAIPLEADGRYSHCSRYENPDEPNDTRTVPCEEWDYDEQTVESSIVSQWNMVCDKRSRVTTIVLFQVYARMVIGVAAGSVADRVGRKPIVLVAVTILLASTIATSLANSYPLYLAARCFASCAASSAYILIGITFFEVTTHDNRPLHVVIVGALAIVASDLWFGFVAQLDLHWALKQAAYLAPTYLLAAAFFLIVESPRWLVAKMRYAEAEGVMLVAGEVNDFPPHDTSRLINKIKANAGARSRVSTQEMFQGVSIRRRAFAISAAYFTLHFTLFTVVFSSIFRNALVLQWVSLATLIPFLGAMFVLITRVTMLTFTSFSSGALGLILCLLSWAAGFEPLIVREALVVVAKAVGLVGNIVMCCYILELFPTAVRGTVSGWYHGFGMLGALSSEVVKPLQKAGREDVAFGVAASLMFASVLALRLLPQNTTVECAKVSARSARHATASSLENVERMKRTLGEHEHAGPRKTWDHRSVSQTSFVKP; this is encoded by the coding sequence ATGGACCTCCTATTACCGCACCGTCTCGAGCGCATAGACCTTCTGTCAAGCGAGTCGTTTGACTGTTTCGATGCATTCGGGCATGGAAAGTTTCAACGGCGCCTCCTACTGCTCTGTACGCTGGCCACGTTCCTTGTGACCACCAACACATATCTCAATCGGCTGGTGTTTCGAGACGTGGACCACTGGTGCAAGCGACCACCAGACGCCAACATGTCCGTGCTCGAGTGGAGGAACGTGGCCATCCCCCTGGAAGCAGATGGCCGGTACAGCCACTGCAGCCGCTACGAAAACCCCGACGAGCCCAACGATACGCGAACCGTGCCGTGCGAGGAGTGGGACTACGACGAACAGACCGTGGAGTCGTCCATCGTGAGCCAGTGGAACATGGTGTGCGACAAGCGGTCTCGCGTCACGACGATCGTATTGTTCCAAGTCTACGCCAGGATGGTGATCGGCGTCGCCGCGGGGTCTGTCGCCGACCGCGTCGGCCGTAAGCCCATCGTCCTGGTCGCCGTGACTATCCTCCTGGCGTCGACCATCGCCACGAGCCTCGCGAACAGCTACCCACTCTACCTGGCGGCCAGATGCTTTGCCTCCTGCGCAGCCTCCAGCGCGTACATCCTTATCGGCATCACCTTCTTCGAGGTCACTACTCACGACAACAGGCCGCTGCACGTCGTCATCGTCGGAGCCCTTGCCATTGTAGCGTCTGACCTGTGGTTCGGATTTGTGGCGCAGCTAGACCTGCACTGGGCGTTGAAGCAAGCGGCCTACTTAGCACCGACCTACCTGCTGGCGGCAGCATTCTTCCTTATTGTAGAATCTCCGCGATGGCTCGTCGCAAAAATGAGGTATGCGGAGGCCGAAGGCGTCATGCTTGTCGCAGGAGAGGTCAACGATTTCCCGCCCCACGACACATCGCGCCTCATAAATAAGATTAAGGCTAATGCTGGCGCAAGGTCTCGAGTGAGCACCCAGGAAATGTTCCAGGGAGTTTCGATTAGGAGGCGAGCTTTTGCTATTTCGGCCGCCTATTTTACCCTGCACTTTACACTGTTCACGGTGGTATTCTCCTCCATATTTCGGAACGCTCTGGTGCTGCAGTGGGTCTCCCTTGCCACTCTCATCCCATTCCTCGGCGCGATGTTCGTTCTGATAACAAGGGTCACCATGTTAACATTCACCAGCTTCTCATCTGGGGCTCTAGGATTGATACTGTGCCTGCTAAGCTGGGCCGCCGGTTTCGAACCGCTGATCGTCAGAGAGGCTCTCGTGGTCGTGGCCAAGGCTGTGGGACTCGTCGGGAACATTGTCATGTGCTGCTACATCCTTGAGCTCTTTCCGACGGCCGTACGCGGCACAGTCTCTGGCTGGTACCACGGCTTCGGGATGCTCGGAGCCCTTTCCTCCGAAGTCGTCAAGCCGTTGCAAAAGGCTGGCCGTGAGGACGTGGCATTCGGCGTCGCCGCGAGTCTCATGTTCGCGTCCGTGCTCGCTCTGAGGTTGTTGCCTCAAAACACCACCGTCGAGTGCGCGAAGGTCAGCGCGAGGAGCGCGAGGCATGCGACCGCGTCGTCACTGGAGAACGTGGAACGCATGAAGCGGACCCTCGGAGAGCATGAGCATGCGGGGCCGCGGAAGACCTGGGATCACCGCAGCGTATCTCAGACTTCATTTGTCAAACCTTGA